A part of Mucilaginibacter defluvii genomic DNA contains:
- a CDS encoding DUF1800 domain-containing protein — MKTITRYAAGIIAALFIMPLSAFFNVGGAGRYELHFPDAAAHLTKKEAAAHLLSRFSYGATPGQIEHVANQGLENWFAAQLDAKQPDDSLSSLLNSYDALKLSNAEVLKEYPKNGQVLRMAVKDGALNKDSVKTDRKGYRDSLAAYMEKNGLKPERELFRQFINQKVLRAAYTNNQLQEVMTSFWFNHFNVSITKGNCAQFVPAYERDVIRPNALGNFGDLLLETAKAPAMLYYLDNFSSVGEKAPRMTNQRPKRMSTDTAMMAVPVKKKSNRGLNENYAREVMELHTLGVDGGYTQKDVTEAARILTGWTIYPFGKYGGQAKNALTNLSEEQLQKRGFVHEGDFLFAANKHDDAAKVVLGKKFNAGGGYEEGVELLDMLAHHPSTAKFISRKLAVRFVSDNPPQTLIDKMAKTFQSSNGNIKQVLITMVNAPEFWAKNAVREKTKSPFELAIGAVRGINATVTQPYQLYNWINKMGEKVYYYQAPTGFPDKGQFWINTGSLLSRMNFGLALTSGRIPGVKVNLKALNNNHEPESAKAALATYCKLILPERDPAATIKRLTPLLNDPQLVTKVSNASAKVAPKTTDAITGADSTIRRETKKQSQAAMQAGNGNSAMLAQVAGIIIGSPEYQRR; from the coding sequence ATGAAAACAATAACGAGATATGCTGCCGGTATAATTGCCGCTTTATTTATAATGCCTTTGTCGGCATTTTTTAATGTAGGCGGTGCTGGCAGGTACGAGCTGCATTTTCCCGATGCCGCCGCCCACCTTACCAAAAAGGAGGCCGCCGCGCACTTGCTAAGCAGGTTTTCATACGGGGCAACGCCCGGCCAGATTGAGCATGTGGCAAATCAAGGCCTTGAAAACTGGTTTGCTGCACAATTAGACGCTAAACAACCCGACGACTCCTTGTCGAGCTTATTAAACAGCTATGATGCCTTGAAACTGAGCAATGCGGAAGTGTTAAAAGAATACCCAAAAAACGGACAGGTACTCCGTATGGCGGTTAAAGACGGCGCCCTTAATAAAGATTCGGTGAAAACAGACCGTAAAGGTTACCGTGACTCGCTCGCCGCTTATATGGAAAAGAACGGCCTGAAACCTGAGCGGGAACTTTTCAGGCAATTTATCAACCAAAAGGTGCTACGGGCAGCTTATACCAATAACCAGTTGCAGGAGGTAATGACCTCGTTCTGGTTCAATCATTTTAATGTATCTATAACTAAAGGCAATTGCGCACAGTTTGTTCCCGCTTATGAGCGCGATGTGATAAGGCCAAATGCATTGGGCAATTTTGGTGATTTGCTGCTGGAAACAGCCAAGGCCCCGGCCATGCTCTATTACCTGGATAATTTCAGCAGTGTGGGCGAAAAAGCGCCGCGCATGACCAACCAACGCCCAAAGCGTATGAGTACCGACACTGCTATGATGGCTGTCCCCGTCAAGAAAAAAAGCAACCGTGGCCTTAACGAAAACTACGCCCGCGAGGTGATGGAACTGCATACGCTTGGCGTTGATGGTGGCTACACACAGAAGGACGTTACCGAGGCTGCCCGCATACTCACCGGGTGGACTATTTATCCGTTTGGAAAATACGGTGGTCAGGCTAAAAACGCACTTACTAATTTAAGTGAAGAACAGTTACAAAAACGCGGTTTTGTACACGAGGGCGATTTTTTGTTTGCTGCCAATAAACACGATGATGCCGCGAAGGTAGTTTTAGGTAAAAAATTTAATGCCGGTGGTGGTTATGAGGAAGGCGTTGAACTGCTGGATATGCTGGCACATCATCCGTCGACTGCGAAATTTATTTCGCGCAAACTGGCGGTACGTTTTGTAAGCGACAATCCGCCGCAAACGTTGATCGATAAAATGGCCAAAACATTTCAGTCATCCAACGGAAACATAAAACAGGTGCTGATCACCATGGTGAACGCGCCCGAATTTTGGGCGAAGAATGCGGTAAGGGAAAAAACAAAATCGCCTTTTGAACTGGCCATAGGCGCGGTGCGCGGGATTAATGCAACGGTTACCCAGCCTTACCAGTTGTATAACTGGATAAATAAAATGGGCGAAAAGGTATATTACTACCAGGCACCAACCGGTTTTCCGGACAAGGGGCAATTCTGGATAAACACCGGCTCATTATTGAGCCGCATGAATTTCGGGCTGGCTTTAACATCGGGCAGAATACCGGGTGTGAAGGTTAATTTAAAAGCTTTAAATAATAACCATGAGCCGGAAAGCGCTAAAGCTGCACTGGCCACTTATTGTAAATTGATACTGCCGGAGCGCGACCCGGCCGCAACTATCAAACGGCTTACACCGCTGTTAAATGATCCGCAACTGGTAACCAAAGTTAGCAATGCTTCGGCTAAGGTTGCACCAAAAACTACGGACGCTATTACCGGGGCGGATAGTACCATTCGCCGCGAAACAAAAAAACAAAGTCAGGCTGCAATGCAGGCGGGCAATGGCAACAGTGCTATGCTGGCACAGGTTGCAGGCATCATCATAGGTTCGCCGGAATACCAGCGGCGATAG
- a CDS encoding Gfo/Idh/MocA family oxidoreductase: MEKSRRNFIRQASVAGTGILLSNTAWSAKSYKRIIGANDRVRVGVVGFADRHRSSHIPAFMNHYKELNFEVVAVSDIWNKRRDEGAAIWKQKMQNDVKAYRNNEEMYNAKVVDAVFISTADFQHARHTIEAVQAGCDAYVEKPFAETMEDNRAALKAVKETGKIVQIGSQRRSGTNYHAANEFIRSGKFGPITMVELTWNVNQPGRWRRPELLSQLKESDTDWKRFIMNRPYEAFDPRKYLEYRLFWPYSSGLPGQWMSHQIDTVHWFTGLKHPRSVVANGGIYQWKDGRRNWDTLMAAFDYGPLDDMSKGFQVTFGSRMHNGDENPAEIYYSNGGELNLITNKISPKGGLTEKMAAAMGMKANLLPDMDLKSSEKVVASANTGGDVLTSNHIRNWMECVRSRKQPNAPVEAGYSHSIANIMTTAAAHTGSRATFDEDKQEVMANGKVFKY; encoded by the coding sequence ATGGAAAAATCCCGTCGTAACTTTATCAGGCAGGCGTCAGTGGCCGGTACCGGCATCTTACTTAGTAACACGGCATGGTCTGCCAAGAGCTACAAACGCATTATCGGCGCTAATGACCGTGTTCGCGTGGGCGTGGTTGGCTTTGCCGACAGGCACCGCAGTTCGCACATTCCGGCTTTCATGAACCACTATAAGGAGCTTAACTTTGAGGTAGTTGCTGTGTCAGACATCTGGAACAAACGGCGTGATGAAGGTGCCGCCATCTGGAAGCAAAAAATGCAGAACGATGTAAAGGCCTACCGCAACAACGAGGAGATGTATAATGCCAAAGTGGTTGACGCGGTATTTATCAGCACGGCCGATTTTCAGCACGCCCGCCATACCATTGAGGCCGTACAAGCCGGGTGTGATGCTTATGTAGAAAAGCCCTTTGCCGAAACGATGGAGGATAACCGTGCCGCCCTTAAAGCGGTTAAGGAAACAGGCAAGATAGTACAAATAGGCTCTCAGCGCCGCAGCGGCACCAATTACCATGCGGCAAACGAGTTTATCCGCTCGGGCAAGTTCGGGCCGATCACCATGGTAGAGCTTACCTGGAATGTGAACCAGCCCGGCCGCTGGCGCCGCCCTGAACTGTTGAGCCAGTTAAAGGAATCGGATACAGATTGGAAGCGCTTTATCATGAATCGCCCTTATGAGGCTTTTGATCCGCGCAAATATCTGGAATATCGCCTGTTCTGGCCATACTCGTCAGGTTTGCCCGGGCAGTGGATGAGCCACCAGATTGATACCGTGCACTGGTTTACCGGCTTAAAGCACCCGCGCAGCGTGGTAGCCAACGGTGGTATTTACCAATGGAAGGATGGCCGCCGCAATTGGGATACGCTTATGGCGGCATTTGACTATGGTCCGCTGGATGATATGAGCAAAGGTTTCCAGGTAACCTTTGGTTCGCGTATGCATAATGGTGACGAAAATCCGGCCGAAATTTATTACTCAAACGGCGGTGAGCTTAACCTTATCACCAACAAAATATCACCAAAAGGCGGCTTAACCGAAAAGATGGCCGCGGCTATGGGGATGAAAGCTAATTTGCTGCCCGATATGGACCTGAAAAGCAGCGAAAAGGTGGTGGCATCAGCCAATACCGGAGGCGATGTGCTTACCTCAAACCACATCCGTAACTGGATGGAGTGTGTACGCAGCCGCAAGCAGCCAAACGCGCCGGTTGAGGCGGGTTACAGCCACTCCATAGCAAACATCATGACCACCGCCGCCGCTCACACCGGCTCAAGGGCTACTTTTGATGAGGATAAGCAGGAGGTTATGGCCAATGGCAAAGTATTTAAATACTAA
- a CDS encoding response regulator transcription factor: protein MKILIIEDETDLAQSISAYLADENYLCEFAANYNEALEKIDLYKYDCILLDLMMPGGSGLKILGELRAQNKQDGVIIISAKNSIEDKVKGLQIGADDYLPKPFHLSELAARIYSVIRRKQFGTVNIVEQNELKIDLLAKVVTVEEKEVPLTKKEFDLLLYFVSNKNKVISKTAIAEQLSGDVADMFDNYDFIYAHIKNLKRKLQDAGYGNYLKTLYGTGYKWVI from the coding sequence ATGAAGATTTTGATCATCGAAGACGAAACAGACCTGGCCCAAAGTATAAGCGCTTATCTTGCTGATGAAAATTATCTCTGCGAGTTTGCAGCTAACTATAATGAAGCGCTGGAGAAAATTGATCTCTACAAATATGATTGTATCCTCCTGGACCTGATGATGCCCGGAGGTAGTGGTCTTAAAATCCTCGGGGAGCTAAGGGCACAAAACAAGCAGGATGGTGTAATCATCATTTCTGCAAAAAATTCAATTGAGGACAAGGTCAAAGGGCTCCAAATAGGTGCCGACGACTATCTTCCTAAACCCTTTCACCTTTCTGAACTGGCTGCACGCATCTATTCAGTTATCAGGAGAAAACAATTCGGGACGGTAAATATTGTAGAGCAGAATGAATTAAAGATAGACTTGTTGGCAAAAGTGGTTACCGTTGAGGAAAAGGAAGTCCCTCTTACTAAAAAGGAATTTGATCTCTTGTTGTATTTTGTGAGCAACAAAAACAAAGTAATTTCAAAAACCGCTATTGCAGAACAGCTATCCGGTGATGTGGCGGATATGTTTGATAATTACGACTTCATTTACGCGCATATTAAAAACCTGAAACGAAAATTGCAGGATGCAGGATATGGTAATTATCTGAAAACCCTTTACGGAACAGGATACAAATGGGTCATATGA
- the rsmI gene encoding 16S rRNA (cytidine(1402)-2'-O)-methyltransferase yields MAGKLFLVPTPIGNLEDITLRALRVLKEADLLLAEDTRTSAPMLKHFDIHQKVFAHHQHNEHQSSNEIIRFLKEGKNIALISDAGTPAISDPGFYLVREALKHDIEIECLPGATAFVPALVNSGFPTDRFCFEGFLPLKKGRQTRYKFLADEERTIILYESPHRLIKTLDEMALHFGEDRLISVSRELTKMFEETVRGTVTEVKTYFETHPVKGEFVICVKGKE; encoded by the coding sequence ATGGCAGGTAAGCTTTTTTTAGTGCCCACACCTATAGGTAACCTGGAGGATATTACACTCCGGGCTTTACGTGTGCTAAAGGAAGCCGACCTGCTGCTTGCCGAAGATACCCGTACCTCGGCACCCATGCTGAAGCATTTTGATATCCATCAAAAGGTTTTCGCCCATCATCAGCATAACGAGCACCAGTCATCAAACGAGATCATCCGTTTTTTAAAGGAGGGTAAAAACATCGCCCTCATATCGGATGCCGGTACACCTGCTATATCTGATCCCGGGTTTTACCTGGTACGCGAGGCTTTAAAGCATGATATTGAAATTGAATGCCTGCCCGGCGCTACGGCTTTTGTGCCCGCCCTGGTAAACTCAGGCTTCCCTACAGACAGGTTTTGCTTTGAAGGGTTTTTACCATTAAAAAAAGGCCGCCAAACCCGTTATAAATTTTTAGCGGATGAGGAGCGCACCATTATACTGTATGAATCGCCGCATCGTTTAATAAAAACGCTTGACGAGATGGCGCTGCATTTTGGCGAGGACAGGCTGATCTCCGTATCACGCGAGCTGACCAAGATGTTTGAAGAAACCGTACGAGGCACGGTAACGGAAGTAAAAACGTATTTTGAAACGCACCCGGTAAAGGGAGAGTTTGTAATATGTGTTAAGGGGAAGGAATAA
- a CDS encoding YebC/PmpR family DNA-binding transcriptional regulator: protein MGRAFEFRKERKFKRWAKMAVQFTRLGKEIVMAVKAGGPNVETNSRLRTAVQNAKAVNMPKDRVEAAIKRASSRDEKDYDELVYEGYAPHGIAILVETATDNTNRTVANVRSYFTKHGGTLGKTGSLDFVFNRKSVFTFEPSDRDLEELELELIDAGLEDLFVEADEEGKDIAVIHTAFEDFGKMQKALEELGIETKSAKLERIPVTTVDVTEEQAADALKIVDKLEEDDDVQAVYHNIAG, encoded by the coding sequence ATGGGAAGAGCATTTGAATTCCGTAAAGAGAGAAAATTTAAGCGCTGGGCTAAAATGGCGGTGCAATTTACCCGTTTAGGCAAAGAGATTGTAATGGCTGTTAAGGCGGGCGGCCCTAATGTTGAAACCAACTCGCGCCTGCGTACCGCCGTGCAAAACGCCAAAGCGGTAAACATGCCTAAAGACAGGGTTGAAGCTGCTATCAAGCGCGCCTCAAGCCGCGATGAAAAGGATTATGATGAGCTGGTATATGAGGGTTATGCCCCGCACGGCATCGCTATACTGGTTGAAACCGCCACTGATAACACCAATCGTACCGTTGCCAACGTGCGCAGCTACTTTACTAAGCATGGCGGCACCCTGGGTAAAACCGGTTCGCTTGATTTTGTGTTCAACCGTAAATCGGTATTTACATTTGAGCCAAGCGACCGCGACCTCGAAGAACTGGAGCTTGAACTGATCGATGCCGGCCTGGAAGATTTATTTGTTGAGGCTGACGAAGAAGGTAAAGACATCGCCGTTATACACACTGCTTTTGAGGATTTTGGCAAGATGCAGAAAGCCCTTGAAGAGCTGGGCATCGAAACAAAATCAGCCAAGCTGGAACGTATACCGGTTACCACCGTTGATGTAACCGAGGAACAAGCTGCCGATGCGCTTAAGATAGTAGATAAACTGGAAGAGGACGACGACGTACAGGCCGTATACCACAACATAGCCGGCTAA
- a CDS encoding PmoA family protein encodes MAKYLNTNPTGMKAIKIAGLSICTALLSASAFAQQVSVVPSPSQKKVDIKIDGKLFTSFLYPDTLEKPVLYPLRTADGLVVTRSFPLDKREGDPTDHPHHIGLWFNFENLNGLDFWNNSYAIPASRKNQYGWIRTDKIIKTQSGKTGVLEYHANWTSQAKEVILEEITRFEFSGTANQRIIDRSTTLKAVQNATFRDAKDGLLGLRVAHELQMPTNEDQKFTDDKGIETVVKGGTDKIAGGNYLTSEGKTGDTAWSTRAAWCKMFGRIGTDSVSVSIIDHPKNVNYPTFWHARGYGLFAANPLGEKVFTNGKSEKKLALKKGESVKFKYRVVISNGNKTLSPAQLNALAAGFAKK; translated from the coding sequence ATGGCAAAGTATTTAAATACTAACCCCACAGGCATGAAAGCGATAAAAATAGCCGGATTGAGCATTTGCACGGCGCTCTTATCAGCAAGCGCGTTTGCGCAGCAGGTGAGCGTTGTGCCCTCGCCATCACAAAAAAAAGTGGATATTAAAATTGACGGGAAACTGTTCACCAGCTTTTTATATCCGGATACGCTGGAGAAACCGGTGCTTTACCCCCTGCGTACTGCCGACGGATTGGTGGTAACACGCAGCTTTCCACTGGATAAGCGCGAGGGTGACCCAACCGATCACCCGCATCATATCGGGCTATGGTTTAATTTTGAGAATTTGAACGGGCTTGATTTCTGGAATAATAGCTATGCGATCCCGGCTTCACGAAAAAACCAATACGGGTGGATCCGTACCGATAAGATCATCAAAACACAAAGCGGCAAAACCGGTGTGCTGGAATATCATGCCAACTGGACCAGTCAGGCTAAAGAAGTAATATTGGAAGAAATTACCCGTTTTGAGTTTAGCGGTACGGCTAACCAACGTATAATTGATCGTTCCACCACCTTAAAAGCCGTGCAGAATGCTACTTTTAGAGATGCTAAGGATGGCTTACTGGGTTTGCGCGTAGCGCATGAATTGCAGATGCCAACCAACGAAGACCAAAAGTTTACCGATGACAAGGGCATTGAAACTGTTGTAAAAGGTGGCACGGATAAAATAGCCGGTGGCAACTACCTTACCAGTGAAGGTAAAACCGGCGATACCGCCTGGAGCACCCGGGCAGCATGGTGCAAAATGTTTGGCCGAATCGGCACCGATTCAGTAAGCGTATCAATTATCGATCACCCTAAAAACGTGAACTACCCTACCTTTTGGCATGCCCGCGGCTATGGTTTATTCGCCGCCAACCCGCTTGGCGAAAAGGTGTTTACCAACGGGAAGTCAGAGAAGAAACTGGCGCTTAAAAAAGGCGAATCGGTAAAGTTTAAATATCGTGTGGTTATCAGCAATGGTAACAAAACATTGAGCCCTGCACAGCTTAATGCCTTAGCGGCGGGTTTTGCGAAAAAATAA
- a CDS encoding DUF1501 domain-containing protein has protein sequence MLTRRGFLKAGGLSLFGIGLMGGIPAFIAEAAAGEKQSRLYKGKKVLVCIFQRGAMDGLMAVTPFTDTYLQKARPNLFMSAAKSGGNGSLIDLDGRFGLHPAMKSFERAFADKQLAIVHGIGSPNTTRSHFDAQDYMESGTPFSKSTSSGWLNRAAGLLGHDAATPFTAVSLTSAMPRSFYGDNPALAISSLQDFAIQMRGNPAGANLAAKSFEDLYDQTASGLLQQTGRESFEAVKMLQKTNVKNYKPANGVVYPTSALGSSLKQIAQLIKMNVGLEIAFAESNGWDTHFNQGTVNGIFARNVTDLSESIMAFWHDLGALQDDVVIMSMTEFGRTVHQNGTGGTDHGRASCNFILGNDVAGGKVHGKVDTLAVENLEDGRDLAVTTDFRNVFSEVADKHLLLKNDKILFPDWKGSRIGVMNA, from the coding sequence ATGTTAACACGCAGAGGATTTTTAAAAGCAGGTGGCCTGTCGTTATTCGGCATCGGGCTGATGGGCGGCATACCGGCATTTATAGCAGAAGCTGCCGCCGGCGAAAAACAGTCGCGGTTGTACAAAGGCAAAAAAGTATTGGTATGTATATTTCAGCGAGGCGCGATGGATGGACTAATGGCCGTTACGCCGTTTACTGATACCTACCTGCAAAAAGCAAGGCCAAACCTGTTTATGTCTGCAGCTAAAAGTGGCGGCAACGGTTCTCTTATTGATCTGGACGGACGCTTTGGCCTGCATCCGGCCATGAAGAGTTTTGAACGCGCTTTTGCGGATAAACAGCTGGCTATTGTGCATGGTATAGGCTCGCCTAACACCACCCGCTCGCATTTTGATGCGCAGGATTATATGGAATCGGGCACGCCATTCAGTAAAAGCACCTCAAGCGGTTGGCTTAACCGTGCCGCGGGCCTGCTGGGGCATGATGCCGCCACGCCCTTTACCGCGGTGAGCCTTACCTCTGCTATGCCACGTTCCTTTTATGGGGATAACCCGGCCTTAGCCATCAGCAGCCTGCAAGATTTTGCAATACAGATGCGTGGCAACCCGGCAGGTGCTAACCTGGCAGCAAAAAGCTTTGAGGATCTGTACGATCAAACCGCATCGGGCTTGCTGCAGCAAACCGGGCGCGAAAGTTTTGAGGCGGTTAAAATGCTTCAAAAAACCAATGTAAAGAATTACAAACCGGCAAACGGCGTGGTTTATCCCACCTCGGCATTAGGTAGCTCATTAAAACAAATCGCGCAGCTCATCAAGATGAATGTAGGGTTAGAGATTGCCTTTGCTGAATCAAACGGATGGGATACCCACTTTAACCAGGGCACAGTCAACGGTATTTTCGCCCGTAATGTAACCGACCTGAGCGAAAGCATTATGGCTTTTTGGCATGACCTGGGCGCTTTGCAGGATGATGTAGTGATAATGAGCATGACCGAGTTTGGCCGTACCGTGCATCAGAATGGTACCGGTGGTACCGATCATGGCCGTGCATCATGCAACTTTATTTTAGGCAACGATGTGGCCGGTGGCAAAGTGCACGGCAAGGTAGATACCCTGGCGGTTGAAAACCTGGAAGATGGGCGAGACCTTGCCGTTACTACCGATTTCCGCAACGTGTTCAGCGAGGTTGCTGATAAGCATCTGCTGTTAAAGAATGACAAAATATTATTCCCGGATTGGAAAGGCAGCCGCATTGGGGTGATGAATGCTTAA
- a CDS encoding TonB-dependent receptor: MKKLFTLFTILLAFATAYGQQQFGSVSGTVTTRDGSPAVYVSVGVKDHGNGSMTNDRGQYRIGRLKAGTYTIIVSAINLGKQEKEVVIKAGENTIENFVLDINNAQLQEVEIKEKNNKLKIDNPSSSLRLNEPVLEAAQNIQIVSNTALRDQQIISMSDGLIRNVSGAVRLEHWGDLYTNITMRGSQIQAFRNGFNVVNSYWGPLTEDMSFVDHIEFVKGPAGFMVSNGDPAGLYNVVTKKPTGQQKGEFTLTAGSFGLYRSTLDLDGKLSKDGKFLYRLNLAAQKRGSHRPYEENNRIVIAPVVSYQFDDKTKLTAEYTYQNARMTNVGSYYVFGTEYAKYPVDFTQYQPGLPLTNINDHSLFLKLDHKLSDNWTFAAEASYFNYTQNGASMWPDSVKGDKIYRYVGLWDAKSEMTMARGTLTGDITTGAIRHRILGGIDVGTKNYFADWGQSHSLDTLSAPFDNVNPNYGTPSNGFPVWDRTQNLEARAVKAGGTQTQEYAGFYVQDELGFLDNMIRLTVAGRYTYVKQSYGGSFVNAKKVTPRLGLSVSVDKQTSVYGLYDQAFVPQAGARLINGGTVKPITGNNIEFGIKRDWFDGQWNTTAAVYQITKNNEATPTSNSTPGNPISMLLGQRRAKGFEFDLRGEIVSGLTLTANYAFTDSKVTSVGDVTDGSVKVGDIVPGFSKHTINGWLNYKLQSGPLKGSGISAGFTGLLDRATDTWSPSTVRLPDYFKIDGGLFWEGSKMRISGNVYNIANKYLYSGSYYSWLNAYYWQTEAPRNYRITVSYRF; the protein is encoded by the coding sequence ATGAAAAAACTTTTTACCCTTTTTACAATATTACTTGCATTTGCTACGGCATACGGCCAGCAGCAGTTTGGCAGTGTAAGCGGAACGGTAACCACCCGCGACGGGAGCCCGGCCGTTTACGTATCCGTTGGTGTTAAAGACCACGGGAACGGCAGCATGACTAACGACAGGGGCCAATACCGCATCGGCCGCTTAAAAGCGGGCACCTATACCATCATAGTTTCGGCCATTAACCTGGGCAAGCAAGAAAAAGAAGTTGTTATTAAAGCAGGTGAAAACACTATTGAAAATTTTGTGCTTGATATTAATAATGCGCAACTGCAAGAGGTGGAGATCAAGGAAAAGAACAACAAGCTTAAAATTGATAATCCTTCGTCATCATTACGCCTTAATGAGCCGGTACTTGAAGCCGCTCAAAACATACAAATCGTTTCAAATACCGCGCTTCGCGATCAGCAGATCATCAGCATGAGCGATGGTTTGATACGTAACGTGAGCGGTGCCGTACGTTTGGAGCACTGGGGCGATCTGTATACCAACATTACCATGCGTGGATCACAAATACAAGCTTTCCGTAATGGCTTTAACGTAGTAAACTCTTACTGGGGCCCGTTAACTGAAGATATGAGCTTTGTTGACCATATTGAATTTGTTAAAGGCCCGGCAGGTTTCATGGTATCAAACGGCGATCCGGCAGGTTTGTATAATGTGGTAACTAAAAAACCTACGGGACAGCAAAAAGGTGAATTCACTTTAACCGCCGGCAGCTTTGGTTTATACCGCAGCACGCTTGACCTGGATGGCAAGTTAAGTAAAGACGGAAAGTTTTTGTACCGCTTAAATCTCGCCGCCCAAAAAAGAGGCTCACACCGCCCATATGAGGAAAACAACCGCATTGTTATTGCTCCGGTAGTTTCTTATCAATTTGATGATAAAACTAAATTAACTGCCGAATATACTTACCAAAATGCCCGCATGACCAACGTTGGCTCATACTACGTGTTTGGTACCGAATATGCTAAATACCCGGTTGATTTTACTCAGTACCAGCCAGGCTTACCGCTTACCAATATTAATGATCATAGCTTATTCCTGAAATTAGATCATAAGCTTAGTGATAACTGGACTTTCGCGGCAGAAGCATCATACTTTAACTATACTCAAAACGGCGCGTCAATGTGGCCTGACTCTGTAAAAGGTGACAAGATTTACCGTTACGTAGGTTTATGGGACGCGAAAAGCGAAATGACCATGGCCCGCGGTACGTTAACCGGCGATATAACTACCGGTGCTATACGTCACCGTATTTTAGGTGGTATTGATGTGGGTACTAAAAATTATTTTGCTGATTGGGGTCAATCGCACTCGCTTGATACGCTAAGCGCTCCTTTTGATAACGTGAATCCTAACTACGGCACGCCTTCAAACGGTTTCCCGGTTTGGGACCGTACACAAAACCTGGAAGCACGCGCGGTGAAGGCCGGCGGCACACAAACCCAGGAGTATGCAGGTTTTTATGTGCAGGATGAGTTAGGATTTTTAGACAACATGATTCGTTTAACTGTAGCCGGTCGTTACACCTATGTTAAACAAAGTTATGGCGGATCTTTCGTAAACGCAAAAAAGGTAACACCTCGTTTAGGTTTAAGCGTATCAGTTGATAAGCAAACTTCAGTGTATGGTTTGTATGACCAGGCATTTGTACCACAAGCCGGTGCTAGGCTCATAAATGGCGGTACGGTAAAACCTATAACAGGCAACAACATCGAGTTCGGTATCAAGCGTGACTGGTTTGACGGACAGTGGAATACTACAGCTGCCGTATATCAGATCACCAAAAACAATGAAGCTACGCCAACCTCAAACAGCACTCCGGGTAACCCAATCAGCATGCTTTTAGGCCAGCGCCGTGCCAAAGGCTTTGAGTTTGACTTGCGTGGAGAGATTGTTTCGGGCTTAACCTTAACAGCCAACTACGCCTTTACCGATTCAAAAGTAACCAGCGTTGGCGATGTTACAGACGGCTCCGTAAAAGTTGGCGACATTGTGCCCGGCTTTTCTAAACATACCATCAACGGTTGGTTAAATTACAAACTGCAAAGCGGGCCGTTAAAAGGTTCGGGTATATCAGCTGGTTTCACTGGTTTGCTTGACCGTGCTACTGATACCTGGAGCCCGTCAACCGTGCGCCTGCCTGATTACTTTAAAATTGACGGCGGCCTGTTTTGGGAGGGAAGCAAAATGCGTATCAGCGGTAACGTGTACAACATTGCTAATAAATATTTATACAGCGGCTCATACTACAGCTGGCTGAATGCCTATTACTGGCAAACAGAAGCGCCGCGTAACTACCGCATTACGGTTTCATACCGTTTCTAA
- a CDS encoding alpha-ketoglutarate-dependent dioxygenase AlkB family protein, with translation MPVDYLEYFPSLIDTRTSDSLLETFIQQTPWKQQVRMMYDKEVITPRLTAWYGDPEAYDYNSLGKTTPNKWTEELLMIKALVEPLAGVRFNSVLLNYYRDGNDSVAWHSDKEEILGKHPVIASI, from the coding sequence TTGCCAGTTGATTATTTGGAATATTTTCCGTCACTTATTGATACCAGGACCAGCGATTCACTGCTGGAAACTTTTATTCAACAAACTCCCTGGAAACAGCAGGTGAGGATGATGTATGATAAGGAAGTCATTACTCCGAGGCTTACTGCTTGGTATGGTGATCCCGAGGCTTATGATTACAACTCGCTGGGCAAAACAACCCCGAACAAATGGACAGAGGAACTATTAATGATCAAAGCGCTGGTCGAGCCATTAGCAGGGGTTAGGTTTAATAGCGTGTTGCTGAACTACTACCGGGATGGTAATGACTCCGTTGCATGGCATAGTGATAAGGAAGAGATATTGGGCAAACATCCTGTGATTGCTTCTATATAA